The segment aaactcaaaatgatctaatacccttttcaaatctttaagaaaatggacaaactatttttgcatttatattacatgccaaaagaatcatactcttttcaagcatatacacctataatggattcttttgaaattaatgcattaacataaatatttttgttcaaatgttttgtcatcatcaaaaagggggagttgttgcttctagattgattttgatgattacaaagcagattgaagggatacaaataattttaaaatgaaaaagtccttatgctcttcaagggcaaaatcataatttcactaaaattctgatttgatagtatcatttgatagaacaaataatttgtaaactattggtgaaaatttcattgtatttggacttatatttttgaagttatgaaggtttgaagtgcatgagtcgactcatgagtcaactcatggcactgtgagcagtttggcacgcaaaaatttccatggcacgctggatttttgacttggcacgacctgtgagtcgactcatgagtcgacccacaaggcatgagtcgactcatgagtcgacctctgctgatttgagccgaaaaattcagaaatcagaccttctggtctatgcaacagaagtcgactcatgagtcgactcctgatgcatgagtcgactcatgagtcgacccctgcaacggaaaatatcagcaacggctatttttttgcccattttaattgccatttatgcttcctaaaattgctctaacggctctttatctacctaaattgttttctcttacttctaatgctacaaaatgctttaaatgatgaaagaaattgcagattaaatagcagatcaaacgtgaaatcaaaaaggagaagaacagaagagaggatccaaaatctgcacgaaaaagcctgagatcaatgaaaaatccaaaaagaaaaagagagaggatccacaatataccagagagagtgtgaaagagaaaagcaaaagctttcaaggagagaattcttcaagcctattgtttcaaccttgatctagagatcgttcaaagctttcaagagatcttcaatcaacaatcaacctcttctcaagcattcgttcaagcattcatccactttgagaaaatccgaaaaaaggagttcttcatttgagtaaaatttttattgttatatttgctcatttaaggagctgtaattgtattaatctgtgctctaaatattcttactctttgtgagtttttgttcttgtgtttggaggattttcaaaacaaggaaaggttgatccgaacctgaaatcggagtgttttgggtttacttgtacccgaaaaataagtgatctagcttgggatagctagtgtcggagtttccgacgttttgtattcgggttgaatacaaaggatagtggattgaaattcccaagtaggatcttggagagtggatgtaggtgcaaggttagcaccgaaccactataaatccttatgtttgtggtgtgctttatcgctttatcttatttctttattatatccttgtaaTACTGCTttatgtatttaatattgaattaaaatctttgtcttgttcattataagaaattaattaagtaatcggttgggcttaaaatttttagaaacccaattcacccctccctcttgggttgcatagctgggcaacaaagatgtcgaagaagatgatcggagacagtcccgttgagtactcctttaagaacaaggatcctgcgaagatacaaattcttcctctagcgccaattctgttggtgcagaattccgccaatgtcgaagaagctagagtcgaggggattgcggtcgccaccgggacctacaaggaaagtctaaaccggagttgggggtgctccgacaagaccctccgatgctcaagtcagtactctgcttcaacagaaatggagcactcgaatgggattttagcagagtttcgagatagagtttagagcatagaggagaacgtatctgtgagggtctcttttataggcgTGGGAGCATAAccgcttgacagcgacgtccgtaactgtctggtagtgggccgttcaggaccacgtggagtttgttacggagagtggagtggtgtccgttgtcgtgacttatcagagagtggtggagccacgtggaatctattacggagggtggagtggggtagtgtccgttgtcgcgacttgccagagagtggtggggccacgtgaaatCTATTATGGAGGGCGGAGTGGGGTAGTgttcgttgtcgcaacttgccagaaagtggtggggccacgtggaatctattatagagagtggagtggtgtccgttgtcgcgacttgccagagagttcgggctggacggctgaagctcgattgggacgtctgatggagcagaatggctctctgtttctgcaatctaagagaggctcggatgttttcgaggttgctgacgagtctactgttatcAGGTACCTTGGGCGCTAatgctgcaggcagaagtcatctgctgtaaaagctcggatagagactttctgttggagaagttcggcaggagtccaattgctagagaagtccgtctgaaatttatctgatgtaaaagttcgtctgaagactgtccgctggagacgTCCGATTTCACgaggaatccagcagaaggtcgaccgatagtagagttcggaaggcgttgtggaagttcgtccgctggaggagtcttgaggacactgtggaagattaaccgctggaggagtctagaattcaattctattgtagaagttcggacggagtccggttcttgtaggagttcggaaggaggccgcttactgtagaagctcggacgaagatcggttgccgtggaagctcggatggagacttcttattgtagaagctcggatgaaatccgcttgcaatagaagttcggagtagagatccgactggtgaagtccgtccgttgtagaagttcgtctgcgatccatccgctgtagaagttcggacggagtccggctcttgtagaagctcggataaaaTCCGAAagacggtcgaccaccgtagaaacttggatggagtctgattactgtagaagtcctgctgctggagaagctcggtcattgacgaagtctggaagaagttcggagtaaagtcgatcgtggccggaagaagtctggaagagattcggagagtagtcgatcactgtagaaaatcgactgatagtgaagcccagagagtatttggagcagtctggtagatgaatggaggagctcattattggagaagtccagatggcgcgataggagttcgtccgttggaggaatctggaggacactgtagaaggtcgactgctggaggagtccggatagtattatgaaagctcggacagccgagggagttcagaaagacgccgcaaaaggtcggaagccggaagagtcctgggagggtcggcctcttacgaacttcggctagggttattttatacccaacaaaggtggaatgggaatggctcaatttatatagaactcaattcctactctcctctatagattcaaattttcattccgatttcgattccgattccgattccggtcACGAACTAAATGCTTCGAAagatttgaccattccgattccgattttcaGCTATTCCAATTTTCATTCCCATTTCGATTTCGGTTACGAACCAAATACCCCCTGAGTTCTatgtagattgagccattcccattccatcccATAATCAGAATGGAATGGGACTCCTTCCAACTAAatagttggaatgggagtcatccattccaattctgatttcagatctccactcctcccaaccaaatatcCCTTAATTTTTCTTCCTCTACATATTCTATTCTTCGAGATTACTTAAACATTTAAGACCCCTTGGTTGGATTAGCTCTGACGGCCttctgtactttttttttttggtatacagATTGCCACTTCATCTTCCACCGTAAAAGATCAATAACATCTTCCATGATTTTAGATCACCAGATCGGATATTGGTAGCAACATTGGTAACTTGAACTAGAAAATTGCATTTTTGGTTCTTGAGGTTATGCATTGCATGGGATGCCTCTTTCAAGTTTGATAGTTTGCATGTTTCCCACCTCTCCGGTTCGGTCCCCCTCTCTTCAATGCGCCATGTTGAATGGTAGATGGGATATTTATGTCACGCTGCAGAAGCCTGAAAATTCTCATGACCTGCAAGTCCCAAATacgaaaataaattaaaaataaataaagaaacggAAGACAAGCCAATCAAGGAAGAAACCGGATCGAAATAAGAACATTACATTGTACCAACAGAAAGGATTTTTTACTTGGCGTGCATATGAAAATGTTGAAAAGGAAAGAATGAGCTTTCCCACTGATTCTTTACTCCTCCGCAATAACTACCCGGAGTGGGATTCTGAGGTAATTATAATTAAGCCTGCAAGAGGAACAGCTAAAGACAATGATCGATGTTCgagtaattaattaaaaataaaggatGACAATAATTGTGTTTGGGGGCGGGGTCTGTTCGAGCTCTGTTTTGCTCCATTGTTTGTGCCCCCCTGTGGAATTCCTCTCCTTTTTAAAAGGAGGATGCTTTGCCTGTGGATTCTCCTGGGTTCAAGAGTCGCGGCGCGTGCACACCGCTTCCACCTATCCCAGAAATAAGCAGGCTCTCTTTATAGAACTCGGATCATCCTTCCCAAACGAATCAAGTGAGGGAGGAAGGAAGGAAGAGATGCTGTTGGAGAAAGAGGGACCCCGGTTCTGCGGGACTGATGGGTTCTGGTGCTAACACCAGCGGCAGCCGCAGGTAGAGGGCGACATTCCAAAGAATTCGGGCAAGAGAAAAATGGTGGCAGAGAAGCTCAGTTCCAAAGGCCAGGCTTGGTAAGAAAATTTCCCTGTTACATTCGTAACTCTCCTTCTTGCTCGTTTCCCTTCTCCCATTCTCTTCGACTACTTCCAAGATGGTGCAACCTTATTCGCCACCATCGGCAGGTTCTGTACCACTGGACTGCCGAGCGACGTCGTCGTCGAAGTCGAAGagatgatcttccatctccacaaGGTGATCGAGAATTCTCATATCTTGCTCTGTTTGGTTTCTGCTGCTTTCCAGAGGGAAGGAAAGAATATCAAATCATCCTCAAAAGACTTATAAATCTTTTTTTCCCCATCTTTTTGGCCTCCGTGGCGACAGTTCCCTTTGATGTGCAAGAGTAGAAAGCTCCATCGGCTGATAATCGAGCAGGAGGAAAACCCCGGAGAGCGTGGACAAATGAGAAGAGTGCAGAACAGAGGAGACGATGGTGCTGAATccaaggaggaggagaaggaggaagaagaggaggaggtggaCGAGGAGGGACaacgagaaggagaagaggagatccaagaagaaaaggaagcGATGGAGACGCGCCACATCTGCCTCCTGAACTTCCCCGGCGGGCCGGAGACGTTCGAGGGGGCAGCCAAGTTCTGCTACGGCGTCAAGGTCGAGCTCACGTCGTGGAACGTCGCTCCTCTCCACTGCGCGGCGGAGTACCTCGAGATGACCGAGGAATTCGCGGAGGACAACCTCGTCTCCCGCACCGATCGGTTCTTCGCCCAGTCCGTCCTTTGCAACCTCCAGGAGTCGGTTCAAGCCCTCAAGTCCTGCGAGGACCTTGAGCCCCTGGCAGAGCACCTGGGCATCGTACAGCGCTGTATCGATTCGATAGCCACCATGGCCAGCTCCTCCTCCGATCCCAGATCCCTTTTCGGGTGGCCGGTCAATGACGGGCCTGGAGAAGCCTCGAACGCCGTCCTCTGGAATGGGATCGACACCGGGATCCACCGGAGGGGCGGGATCCGGTCCTCCTCCTCCAccgccgccgccaccgccgcGGCGGATTCTTGGTTCGAGGCCCTGACGATCCTGAGCCTGCCGATGTACAAGCGCGTGATCGCGGCCATGAAGGCCCAAGATATGGGCTCGGAGGCCATGGAGGCGGCGCTCGTGTCCTACGCCAAGAGATCCATCCCCGGGCTCTCCCGGTCAACCACCACCCGCCGTCACGCCTCCGCGCCCGTGGCCTCGGAACAGGAGCAGAGGGAGCTCCTGGAGACCGTAATCACCAATCTGCCCACAGAGAAGAGCTCGCGCGCGGGCCGGACGACCACCCGATTCCTCTTCGGGCTCCTGCGGACGGTCAACATCCTGCGAGCCTCGGGAGCTTCGAGGACGGCTCTGGAACGGAAGATCGCGTCGCAGCTGGAGGAGGCGACGCTGGACGATCTGCTGATCCCGTGCTACTCCTACCACGCGGAGACGCTTTACGACGTCGACTGCGTGCAGCGGATCCTGGGCCACTTCCTCGAGGGTTTAGAGAAGGCGGAGGCGGAGGAGAGCTCGTCGGCTGTGGTAACCGTCTCCGACGAGGAGGAGGATGGTGGGGCGAGGATATTGCCGCGTGTCTACAAGCTGACGGCGGTGGGAAAGCTCGTGGACGGGTACATGGCGGAGATCGCGTCGGACGCCAATCTGACGCCCGACAGGTTTTGCGAGCTGGCGTCTTCCCTCCCCGATCGCGCGAGGGTCTACGACGATGGGCTCTATCGGGCCGTTGACATCTATCTCAAGGTAGGGTACGTTTCGTTGAAGACATCCGATTTTCGcggtgtttctttttttttttttctctctctttttcttttgtttgtctCCGGATCGATGGGTAAAATCCCAATTCGAAAGTAATAGAAACAAGAAAAGTAAAAAGAGACGAACAACGTGGCATCATTCCTTCGCAGGCGCACCTGCGGATGAGGGAGGAGGAGCGGGAGCGGGTATGCAACGTGGTGGACTGCCGGAAGCTGACGCTGGAGGCGTGCACCCACGCGGCCCAGAACGAGCAGCTGCCGC is part of the Elaeis guineensis isolate ETL-2024a chromosome 15, EG11, whole genome shotgun sequence genome and harbors:
- the LOC105035970 gene encoding BTB/POZ domain-containing protein At5g66560 isoform X1; this encodes MVAEKLSSKGQAWFCTTGLPSDVVVEVEEMIFHLHKFPLMCKSRKLHRLIIEQEENPGERGQMRRVQNRGDDGAESKEEEKEEEEEEVDEEGQREGEEEIQEEKEAMETRHICLLNFPGGPETFEGAAKFCYGVKVELTSWNVAPLHCAAEYLEMTEEFAEDNLVSRTDRFFAQSVLCNLQESVQALKSCEDLEPLAEHLGIVQRCIDSIATMASSSSDPRSLFGWPVNDGPGEASNAVLWNGIDTGIHRRGGIRSSSSTAAATAAADSWFEALTILSLPMYKRVIAAMKAQDMGSEAMEAALVSYAKRSIPGLSRSTTTRRHASAPVASEQEQRELLETVITNLPTEKSSRAGRTTTRFLFGLLRTVNILRASGASRTALERKIASQLEEATLDDLLIPCYSYHAETLYDVDCVQRILGHFLEGLEKAEAEESSSAVVTVSDEEEDGGARILPRVYKLTAVGKLVDGYMAEIASDANLTPDRFCELASSLPDRARVYDDGLYRAVDIYLKAHLRMREEERERVCNVVDCRKLTLEACTHAAQNEQLPLRAVVQVLFFEQLQLQQAIARTLLAAEQEAAAASAGRTRGGGGDVAASVSWRTAVRENQVLRLDMDSMRSRVQELEWECASMKKAIAKMDSPGCKGSDRPGAGGASRRRTRMSRLGCRLSTQVCDSHERTVVESKSSRLEDLSP
- the LOC105035970 gene encoding BTB/POZ domain-containing protein At5g66560 isoform X2, with protein sequence MIFHLHKFPLMCKSRKLHRLIIEQEENPGERGQMRRVQNRGDDGAESKEEEKEEEEEEVDEEGQREGEEEIQEEKEAMETRHICLLNFPGGPETFEGAAKFCYGVKVELTSWNVAPLHCAAEYLEMTEEFAEDNLVSRTDRFFAQSVLCNLQESVQALKSCEDLEPLAEHLGIVQRCIDSIATMASSSSDPRSLFGWPVNDGPGEASNAVLWNGIDTGIHRRGGIRSSSSTAAATAAADSWFEALTILSLPMYKRVIAAMKAQDMGSEAMEAALVSYAKRSIPGLSRSTTTRRHASAPVASEQEQRELLETVITNLPTEKSSRAGRTTTRFLFGLLRTVNILRASGASRTALERKIASQLEEATLDDLLIPCYSYHAETLYDVDCVQRILGHFLEGLEKAEAEESSSAVVTVSDEEEDGGARILPRVYKLTAVGKLVDGYMAEIASDANLTPDRFCELASSLPDRARVYDDGLYRAVDIYLKAHLRMREEERERVCNVVDCRKLTLEACTHAAQNEQLPLRAVVQVLFFEQLQLQQAIARTLLAAEQEAAAASAGRTRGGGGDVAASVSWRTAVRENQVLRLDMDSMRSRVQELEWECASMKKAIAKMDSPGCKGSDRPGAGGASRRRTRMSRLGCRLSTQVCDSHERTVVESKSSRLEDLSP
- the LOC105035970 gene encoding BTB/POZ domain-containing protein At5g66560 isoform X3, whose protein sequence is MCKSRKLHRLIIEQEENPGERGQMRRVQNRGDDGAESKEEEKEEEEEEVDEEGQREGEEEIQEEKEAMETRHICLLNFPGGPETFEGAAKFCYGVKVELTSWNVAPLHCAAEYLEMTEEFAEDNLVSRTDRFFAQSVLCNLQESVQALKSCEDLEPLAEHLGIVQRCIDSIATMASSSSDPRSLFGWPVNDGPGEASNAVLWNGIDTGIHRRGGIRSSSSTAAATAAADSWFEALTILSLPMYKRVIAAMKAQDMGSEAMEAALVSYAKRSIPGLSRSTTTRRHASAPVASEQEQRELLETVITNLPTEKSSRAGRTTTRFLFGLLRTVNILRASGASRTALERKIASQLEEATLDDLLIPCYSYHAETLYDVDCVQRILGHFLEGLEKAEAEESSSAVVTVSDEEEDGGARILPRVYKLTAVGKLVDGYMAEIASDANLTPDRFCELASSLPDRARVYDDGLYRAVDIYLKAHLRMREEERERVCNVVDCRKLTLEACTHAAQNEQLPLRAVVQVLFFEQLQLQQAIARTLLAAEQEAAAASAGRTRGGGGDVAASVSWRTAVRENQVLRLDMDSMRSRVQELEWECASMKKAIAKMDSPGCKGSDRPGAGGASRRRTRMSRLGCRLSTQVCDSHERTVVESKSSRLEDLSP